The following are from one region of the Veillonella nakazawae genome:
- a CDS encoding SAP domain-containing protein encodes MKACRPKFDEISSFDEFNKYYWYRDELSQICKSLGLEYRGTKQELNHIIEQYFKGNLIKKSSIKNRRRQVETITLDTPLLECNFSFNTKFREYFSDLIGVSRFKFNADMATAWRKVKSEKNTSFTIGDLLKVYYGESDYAKYDNSVCQWNQFFKDFCADECSCNYSNKLKVASIIWKEVRDSKNEKIYSNNLLTEYAYKLEAYRK; translated from the coding sequence TTGAAAGCGTGTAGACCCAAGTTTGATGAAATTTCATCATTTGATGAATTTAATAAATATTATTGGTATCGTGATGAACTTTCACAAATATGTAAATCATTAGGATTAGAATATAGGGGGACAAAACAAGAACTCAATCATATTATTGAGCAGTATTTTAAAGGCAATTTAATTAAAAAATCATCAATAAAAAATAGAAGAAGGCAAGTGGAAACTATTACTTTAGATACACCATTACTTGAATGTAATTTTTCCTTTAATACGAAGTTTAGAGAATATTTCTCTGATTTAATAGGTGTTTCACGATTTAAATTTAATGCTGATATGGCTACTGCCTGGAGAAAAGTAAAAAGTGAAAAAAATACAAGCTTTACAATTGGAGATTTGCTGAAAGTATATTATGGTGAATCAGATTATGCAAAGTATGACAATTCGGTTTGTCAATGGAATCAATTTTTTAAGGATTTTTGTGCAGATGAATGTAGTTGCAACTATTCAAATAAATTAAAAGTAGCATCTATTATTTGGAAAGAAGTTAGAGATTCAAAAAATGAAAAAATTTATTCAAATAATCTTCTAACTGAATATGCATATAAATTAGAAGCGTATCGCAAGTAG
- a CDS encoding cupin domain-containing protein, protein MNDQRIFDMELVKVESLEKAVKTPFYQTDSTGGSVWVIKPGQTLPKHYHHNSDDIWVILQGKGVFYPTPDTEVPFTKGQVIVSKKGECHGAKNTGTEDVIFVSIVAPVPADYDPVSTN, encoded by the coding sequence ATGAATGATCAACGTATTTTTGACATGGAACTTGTGAAAGTCGAAAGTTTGGAGAAAGCTGTTAAGACTCCATTTTATCAAACTGATTCCACAGGTGGTTCAGTATGGGTTATTAAACCTGGGCAAACCCTACCAAAGCATTACCATCATAACTCTGATGATATATGGGTTATATTGCAAGGTAAGGGGGTATTTTATCCAACGCCTGATACAGAGGTGCCTTTTACAAAGGGACAAGTTATAGTATCTAAAAAGGGTGAATGTCATGGCGCAAAAAATACTGGGACAGAAGATGTTATCTTTGTAAGTATCGTTGCTCCTGTGCCTGCTGATTATGATCCTGTTAGTACAAATTAA
- a CDS encoding LysR family transcriptional regulator: protein MDFHHLKYFVEVADQKSFSKAARNLHISQSAISRTIKALEDELGVVLFMRNAKSVELTDGGTIFLTHAKRVVFMFEHLKTDFENEFRLEQGSIRIGIPPITDAPIFAQLLGEFKKVYPQIELELYEQGSKKVEISVQEGLIDIGIICTKPNPKEFESFYLTSDPLSVIVPISSPLAKEKEIRLEMLADESFVLHKDDFNLHDEIIKACKHTGFQPHIVFETSQRDLMLQTVSADLAIALLPSRLCPEAGENTEVGSKVVVRPLVPEIIHTLYVIWKKGHYLSHASRLWLDFVNSKLPLPGLQLEDRQ from the coding sequence ATGGATTTTCATCATTTGAAATACTTCGTTGAAGTAGCTGATCAAAAAAGCTTTAGTAAAGCTGCGCGGAATTTGCACATCTCCCAATCTGCTATCAGCCGTACTATTAAAGCTTTAGAAGACGAACTTGGTGTTGTTCTCTTCATGCGTAATGCTAAATCTGTAGAACTTACTGATGGGGGTACCATCTTCTTAACCCACGCAAAACGCGTAGTATTCATGTTTGAACATCTAAAAACTGATTTTGAAAACGAGTTTCGTTTGGAGCAAGGTTCCATTAGAATTGGTATTCCACCAATTACCGATGCACCTATCTTCGCTCAGCTTTTAGGGGAGTTCAAAAAAGTATATCCACAAATTGAATTAGAACTTTATGAACAAGGTTCTAAAAAAGTTGAGATTAGTGTTCAAGAAGGCTTGATTGATATTGGTATCATTTGTACGAAACCAAATCCAAAAGAATTTGAGTCCTTCTACCTCACTAGTGATCCGCTTTCCGTTATCGTTCCAATATCTAGCCCTCTTGCGAAAGAAAAAGAGATTCGTTTAGAAATGCTAGCTGATGAGTCTTTCGTATTACACAAAGATGACTTTAATTTGCATGACGAAATCATCAAAGCTTGTAAACATACAGGTTTTCAACCTCATATCGTATTTGAAACTAGCCAACGTGATCTTATGTTGCAAACAGTTAGTGCAGACCTTGCCATCGCATTGTTACCATCTCGTCTCTGCCCTGAGGCAGGTGAAAATACAGAGGTTGGTTCCAAGGTCGTTGTACGACCACTTGTACCAGAAATTATTCATACACTTTATGTTATTTGGAAAAAAGGTCATTACCTCTCCCACGCTTCTCGCTTGTGGTTAGACTTTGTAAATTCAAAATTACCATTACCTGGATTACAACTTGAGGATCGTCAATAA
- the nifJ gene encoding pyruvate:ferredoxin (flavodoxin) oxidoreductase: protein MSRKFKTMDGNQAAAHVSYGFTEVAAIYPITPSSPMPEHIDEWAASGRKNIFGNTVQVVEMQSEAGAAAATHGSLQAGALTTTFTSSQGLLLMLPNLYKVAGELLPGVFQVAARALAAHALAIFGDHQDVMAARAAGCAMLAESSVQEVMDLSAVAHLTAIKTRVPFINFFDGFRTSHEIQKIEIWDYEDLKPLVDMDAVKAFRKNALNPDAPVTRGTAENPDVYFQHREASNKFYLNVPDVVEHYMNEVNKLAGTNYQLFNYHGAPDATDVIVTMGSSAQVVQSTVDYLNKLGRKVGFINVHLFRPFATDRLLKALPQTVERIAVLDRTKEPGALAEPLFLDVQAAVIDGGRNVKVIAGRYGLSSKDVIPADIVSVFDNLAAENGKKFFTLGINDDVTFLSLDRAEGVEVETPGLTECKFWGFGSDGTVGANKSAIKIIGDHTDMYAQAYFDYDSKKSGGVTMSHLRFGKNPINLPYLVTEPQFVACHRQSYVHEYDLIRGIKKGGTFLLNCTWSPEELNEHLPAKLRRQIAEKELNFYIINAAKIASEIGLGGRINMVTQAAFFKLTEIIPVDDAVKYLKESVVTSYGKKGQNIVDMNNAAIDQGVNALVKVDVPADWKNAVDEGGHAVKPGCESCPSFVQNIAQPINAQAGYDLPVSTFAGYEDGTLPAGTAKFEKRGPALFVPKWLPENCIQCNQCSFVCPHATIRPILATEAEVAAAPEHFDTIPALGAKDLQFRIAVSPLDCLGCGNCVDICPAPKGKAIVMTSIDSEIEQAEAWNYGVNLPVKENPMKKETVKGSQFEQPLFEFSGACAGCGETPYAKLLTQLFGDRMMIANATGCSSIWGASMPASPYTTNQQGQGPSWANSLFEDNAEYGYGMYIGVKKIRQQLVELAAKAVETATGELKEALEQWIEFANLGAATRQRSERLVAAIEAEGATTPELKEILEKKQFLIKRSHWIFGGDGWAYDIGFGGVDHVLASGEDINIFVFDTEVYSNTGGQASKSTNIAAVAQFAASGKRTKKKDLGMMAMSYGYVYVAQVAMGADKNQLMKAVAEAEAYPGPSLIIAYSPCINHGIKAGMGKAQEEQRKAVAAGYWDLYRYNPQLKEEGKNPFSLDSKEPTENFQDFLKGEVRYASLAKAAPDVAEELFAKTEQDAKDRRLSYVRLQKGFEDVK, encoded by the coding sequence ATGAGTCGTAAATTTAAAACTATGGACGGCAACCAAGCGGCTGCTCACGTTTCTTATGGTTTTACAGAAGTTGCTGCGATTTACCCAATCACTCCATCTTCCCCAATGCCAGAACACATTGACGAATGGGCTGCGTCTGGTCGTAAAAACATCTTCGGCAACACTGTTCAAGTTGTAGAAATGCAATCTGAAGCAGGTGCTGCTGCCGCAACTCACGGTTCTTTACAAGCTGGTGCATTAACAACAACTTTCACATCTTCCCAAGGTTTGTTATTGATGCTTCCTAACTTATACAAAGTAGCAGGCGAATTACTTCCAGGTGTATTCCAAGTAGCTGCTCGTGCATTGGCTGCACACGCTTTGGCTATCTTCGGTGACCATCAAGACGTAATGGCTGCTCGTGCAGCTGGCTGCGCTATGCTTGCTGAATCCTCCGTACAAGAAGTAATGGACTTGTCCGCTGTAGCTCACTTGACAGCTATTAAAACTCGTGTACCATTCATCAACTTCTTCGACGGTTTCCGTACATCCCATGAAATTCAAAAAATTGAAATCTGGGACTATGAAGATTTGAAACCATTAGTAGATATGGACGCTGTTAAAGCTTTCCGTAAAAATGCTTTGAACCCAGATGCTCCTGTAACTCGTGGTACTGCAGAAAACCCTGACGTTTACTTCCAACATCGCGAAGCATCCAACAAATTCTACTTGAACGTTCCTGACGTTGTAGAACATTACATGAACGAAGTTAACAAATTGGCTGGTACTAACTACCAATTGTTCAACTACCATGGTGCTCCTGATGCAACTGATGTAATCGTAACTATGGGTTCCTCCGCTCAAGTAGTTCAATCCACTGTTGACTACTTAAACAAATTGGGCCGTAAAGTTGGTTTCATCAACGTTCACTTGTTCCGTCCATTCGCAACAGATCGTTTGTTGAAAGCTCTTCCTCAAACAGTAGAACGCATTGCAGTTCTTGACCGTACTAAAGAACCAGGCGCTTTGGCTGAACCATTGTTCTTGGACGTACAAGCTGCTGTAATCGACGGTGGCCGTAACGTAAAAGTTATCGCTGGTCGTTATGGTTTGAGCTCCAAAGACGTTATCCCTGCAGACATCGTATCTGTATTCGATAACTTGGCTGCTGAAAACGGCAAGAAATTCTTCACATTGGGTATCAATGATGATGTTACATTCTTGTCCTTGGATCGTGCTGAAGGCGTAGAAGTTGAAACTCCTGGTTTGACTGAATGTAAATTCTGGGGCTTCGGTTCTGACGGTACTGTAGGTGCGAACAAATCCGCTATCAAAATCATCGGTGACCACACTGACATGTATGCTCAAGCATACTTCGATTACGACTCCAAAAAATCTGGTGGCGTAACAATGTCTCACCTTCGTTTTGGTAAAAACCCAATCAACTTGCCATACTTGGTAACTGAACCTCAATTCGTAGCATGTCACCGTCAATCTTACGTACATGAATACGACTTGATCCGCGGTATCAAAAAAGGCGGTACATTCTTGTTGAACTGTACTTGGTCTCCTGAAGAATTGAACGAACATTTACCTGCTAAATTACGTCGTCAAATCGCAGAAAAAGAATTGAACTTCTACATCATCAACGCTGCGAAAATCGCTTCCGAAATCGGTTTGGGCGGTCGTATCAACATGGTAACTCAAGCTGCATTCTTCAAATTGACTGAAATCATCCCTGTAGATGACGCTGTTAAATACCTTAAAGAATCCGTAGTAACTTCTTACGGTAAAAAAGGTCAAAATATCGTTGACATGAACAACGCTGCTATCGATCAAGGCGTTAACGCTTTGGTAAAAGTAGATGTTCCTGCTGACTGGAAAAACGCTGTTGATGAAGGCGGCCACGCAGTTAAACCTGGTTGCGAATCTTGCCCATCCTTCGTTCAAAACATTGCACAACCAATCAATGCACAAGCTGGTTATGATCTTCCTGTATCCACATTCGCTGGTTACGAAGATGGTACATTACCTGCTGGTACTGCTAAATTCGAAAAACGCGGTCCTGCATTGTTCGTTCCAAAATGGTTACCAGAAAACTGTATCCAATGTAACCAATGTTCCTTCGTATGTCCACATGCTACAATTCGTCCAATCTTGGCAACTGAAGCAGAAGTGGCTGCAGCTCCAGAACATTTCGATACAATCCCTGCATTGGGCGCTAAAGACCTTCAATTCCGTATCGCAGTATCCCCATTAGATTGCTTGGGTTGCGGTAACTGTGTTGATATCTGTCCAGCTCCTAAAGGCAAAGCTATCGTAATGACTTCCATCGATTCCGAAATCGAACAAGCTGAAGCATGGAACTACGGTGTTAACCTTCCTGTAAAAGAAAACCCTATGAAGAAGGAAACTGTTAAAGGTTCCCAATTCGAACAACCATTGTTCGAGTTCTCCGGTGCTTGCGCAGGTTGTGGTGAAACTCCTTACGCTAAATTGTTAACTCAATTGTTCGGCGACCGCATGATGATTGCCAATGCAACTGGTTGTTCCTCTATCTGGGGTGCTTCCATGCCTGCATCTCCATACACAACTAACCAACAAGGTCAAGGTCCTTCTTGGGCAAACTCCTTGTTCGAAGATAATGCTGAGTATGGTTATGGTATGTACATCGGCGTTAAGAAAATTCGTCAACAATTAGTAGAATTAGCTGCTAAAGCTGTAGAAACTGCTACAGGCGAATTGAAAGAAGCTTTGGAACAATGGATCGAATTCGCTAACCTTGGTGCAGCAACTCGTCAACGTTCCGAACGTTTAGTAGCAGCTATCGAAGCTGAAGGTGCTACAACTCCAGAATTAAAAGAAATTCTTGAGAAAAAACAATTCTTGATCAAACGTTCCCACTGGATCTTCGGTGGTGATGGTTGGGCATACGATATCGGCTTCGGCGGTGTTGACCATGTATTAGCTTCCGGCGAAGACATCAACATCTTCGTATTCGATACTGAAGTATACTCCAACACTGGTGGTCAAGCTTCCAAATCCACTAATATCGCAGCAGTTGCTCAATTCGCAGCTTCTGGTAAACGTACTAAGAAAAAAGACCTTGGCATGATGGCTATGTCTTATGGTTATGTATACGTAGCACAAGTAGCTATGGGTGCAGATAAAAACCAATTGATGAAAGCTGTTGCAGAAGCTGAAGCATATCCAGGTCCATCCTTGATCATCGCTTACAGCCCATGTATCAACCATGGTATCAAAGCTGGTATGGGTAAAGCTCAAGAAGAACAACGTAAAGCAGTTGCAGCTGGTTACTGGGATCTTTACAGATACAACCCTCAACTTAAAGAAGAAGGTAAAAATCCATTCTCCTTGGATTCCAAAGAACCAACTGAAAACTTCCAAGACTTCCTTAAAGGTGAAGTTCGTTACGCATCCTTGGCTAAAGCAGCTCCAGATGTTGCAGAAGAATTGTTCGCTAAAACTGAACAAGACGCTAAAGATCGTCGCTTAAGCTATGTTCGCTTACAAAAAGGTTTCGAAGACGTAAAATAA
- the citF gene encoding citrate lyase subunit alpha, whose product MLNKVGRDIPTNIPALEGREVYQGEFAIEPKAHRAGKPVHMSRVGTNKVLASIDEAIEKAGVKDGMTLSFHHHLRNGDYVMKMVMERVQAKGIKDITIASSSLSPCHEFLVEMIQDGTVTAIETSGLRDRLGKFLTQNPGVLKRPVVIRSHGGRARAIESGEVHIDVAFMAAPTADPRGNATGRMGKSACGALGYAKVDSHYADTTVIITDNLVDYVHNYAIPQTDVDYVVEVESIGDPEGIASGAVGFTKNPIQIKIAELAGEFLDQAGIIKDGFVFQLGAGGAPLTVAKFIAEKLRKRGEVGGFAIGGATGILTGMLEEGLIRAIYDTQTFDTTAAASLDKNPAHIEMSASMYANPWTDCTTNYLDVVFLGATEIDLDFNVNVMTDSNGVLMGASGGHSDTAAGAKCTVITCPLIRGRLPMIRDKVATVITPGSSVDVLVTEYGIAINPARTDLIERFKDSNLPIYTIEELQQLAFDLVGKPQDIPVSDKDEDIIAIVEYRDGSIIDVVRKPL is encoded by the coding sequence ATGTTAAATAAAGTAGGTCGCGATATCCCAACAAATATCCCAGCACTAGAAGGTCGCGAAGTATATCAAGGTGAATTCGCTATTGAACCTAAAGCTCATCGCGCAGGTAAACCTGTACACATGAGTCGTGTTGGTACTAATAAAGTACTTGCTTCCATCGATGAAGCAATCGAAAAAGCTGGCGTAAAAGATGGCATGACATTGTCCTTCCATCATCACTTGCGCAATGGCGACTATGTAATGAAAATGGTTATGGAACGCGTTCAAGCAAAAGGCATTAAAGACATTACAATTGCGTCTTCTTCCTTGTCCCCATGCCATGAATTCTTGGTAGAAATGATTCAAGATGGTACTGTAACAGCTATCGAAACATCTGGCTTGCGCGATCGTCTTGGTAAATTCTTGACTCAAAACCCAGGCGTATTGAAACGCCCTGTAGTGATTCGTTCCCACGGTGGCCGTGCTCGTGCTATCGAATCTGGCGAAGTTCATATCGACGTAGCTTTCATGGCTGCTCCTACAGCTGACCCACGTGGTAATGCTACTGGTCGTATGGGTAAATCCGCATGTGGTGCGCTTGGCTATGCTAAAGTTGACTCCCACTATGCAGATACGACTGTTATTATCACAGATAACTTGGTTGACTATGTACACAACTATGCAATCCCTCAAACTGACGTAGATTATGTTGTTGAGGTTGAAAGCATTGGTGATCCAGAAGGTATCGCTTCTGGTGCGGTAGGTTTCACTAAAAACCCTATTCAAATCAAAATTGCTGAATTAGCTGGTGAATTCCTTGACCAAGCTGGCATCATTAAAGATGGTTTCGTATTCCAATTGGGCGCTGGTGGTGCTCCATTGACTGTGGCGAAATTCATCGCTGAAAAACTTCGTAAACGCGGTGAAGTAGGTGGCTTTGCTATCGGTGGTGCTACTGGTATCTTGACTGGTATGCTTGAAGAAGGCTTAATTCGTGCCATTTACGATACTCAAACATTCGATACTACTGCAGCAGCATCCTTGGATAAAAACCCTGCACATATCGAAATGTCCGCTTCCATGTACGCTAACCCATGGACTGACTGCACTACAAACTACCTAGACGTAGTATTCCTTGGTGCTACTGAAATCGACCTTGATTTCAACGTAAACGTAATGACTGACTCCAACGGTGTATTGATGGGCGCTTCCGGCGGTCACTCCGATACAGCAGCAGGTGCTAAATGCACAGTTATTACTTGCCCATTGATCCGCGGCCGCTTGCCAATGATCCGTGATAAAGTAGCTACTGTAATTACACCAGGCTCCTCCGTTGACGTACTCGTTACTGAATACGGTATCGCAATCAACCCAGCTCGTACTGATTTGATTGAACGCTTCAAAGACAGCAACTTGCCTATCTACACAATTGAAGAATTACAACAATTAGCATTCGACTTAGTTGGTAAACCACAAGATATTCCTGTATCTGACAAAGATGAAGACATCATCGCAATCGTAGAATACCGCGATGGCTCTATTATCGACGTGGTTCGCAAACCTCTATAA
- a CDS encoding methyltransferase regulatory domain-containing protein → MAKDNQQIATDDMQQTIYKELGYKSYPFPFTTPAYLEAYGTLVGLKPPTAKTARVLELGATYGGNIISQAVHNPEATFIGIELSQDQVEKGNKIISDAKLDNVSLLQGDILNFDESLGNFDYIIAHGFYSWISDEMKDKLLDIISHHLADNGIAYVSYNTYPGWHTMEEVRQLMLFANRGYDELTHKEKVLRGKTVGSLVGAQILNYDNLKERNSKFLGALRSVMQKDDYYVGHDHLEPHNDPCYFYQFNDHLKAHNLSYVCDADLTLSMVRTYDESIADKLEKLAPNSQADQEQYLDFMLDTTFRKSIICKESAAKDISYDIANPDKVNTVPVRSIVNSFVFQILFDEEALKMFENELVRDTFQALIKDGGTFNMIEALAILKAAHDTANASEDDLESAVCSLYKAIVEHMVRGGIRFYKTFPDKQEYMEGLSYVPARFTNFVKAIADGGSEYIYGANMFNDAVGDISEEDLLFMELLNKPKAKSTMIKKIKDSLFSVDKAQTGKHQNAMAEAFYNELTKRMEQLGFIRSKKNDGLS, encoded by the coding sequence ATGGCTAAGGATAATCAACAGATCGCAACAGACGATATGCAACAAACAATATATAAAGAGTTAGGCTATAAATCTTATCCATTTCCTTTTACTACACCTGCTTATTTGGAAGCGTATGGTACACTTGTAGGTCTTAAGCCACCAACGGCTAAAACAGCACGTGTACTTGAATTAGGTGCTACATATGGGGGAAATATTATTTCTCAAGCTGTGCATAATCCAGAAGCAACATTTATAGGTATTGAGCTTTCCCAAGATCAAGTAGAGAAGGGCAACAAAATTATTAGTGATGCCAAGTTAGATAATGTATCTCTATTGCAAGGGGATATTTTGAACTTTGACGAATCCTTAGGAAACTTTGATTATATTATTGCCCATGGTTTTTACTCTTGGATTAGCGATGAAATGAAGGATAAGTTGCTTGATATTATATCCCATCATTTGGCTGATAATGGCATTGCATATGTATCCTATAATACATACCCAGGTTGGCATACGATGGAAGAGGTTCGTCAACTTATGCTATTTGCTAATCGTGGTTATGATGAGTTGACTCATAAGGAAAAGGTATTACGCGGTAAAACTGTAGGTAGTCTAGTAGGTGCTCAAATTCTTAATTATGATAACCTTAAAGAGCGTAATAGTAAATTCTTAGGTGCCTTGCGTTCCGTTATGCAAAAGGATGATTATTATGTAGGTCATGACCATTTAGAACCTCATAATGATCCATGTTACTTCTATCAATTCAATGATCATTTAAAAGCTCACAATCTTAGCTATGTATGTGATGCAGATTTAACATTATCCATGGTTCGTACCTATGATGAAAGCATCGCCGATAAACTTGAAAAATTGGCTCCTAATAGCCAAGCTGATCAAGAACAATATTTAGACTTTATGCTTGATACAACATTCCGCAAGTCTATTATTTGCAAAGAAAGTGCTGCAAAGGATATTAGCTATGATATAGCTAATCCAGATAAGGTGAATACAGTACCTGTACGGTCTATCGTAAATAGTTTTGTATTCCAAATCCTCTTTGATGAAGAAGCATTAAAAATGTTTGAAAATGAGCTTGTACGAGATACATTCCAAGCGCTCATTAAAGATGGAGGCACTTTCAATATGATCGAAGCCCTTGCCATTTTAAAAGCTGCTCATGATACTGCTAATGCATCTGAAGATGACTTAGAATCAGCTGTATGTAGTTTATATAAAGCTATCGTTGAACATATGGTACGCGGTGGTATTCGATTCTATAAAACATTCCCTGATAAACAGGAATATATGGAGGGCTTATCCTATGTACCAGCTCGTTTTACAAACTTTGTAAAAGCTATTGCTGATGGTGGTAGTGAATATATTTATGGTGCAAATATGTTCAATGACGCTGTTGGTGATATTTCTGAAGAAGATTTATTGTTCATGGAATTATTGAATAAGCCTAAAGCCAAGTCTACGATGATTAAGAAGATTAAAGATTCTCTCTTTAGCGTTGATAAGGCCCAAACTGGTAAACATCAAAATGCCATGGCGGAAGCATTCTATAATGAATTGACGAAGCGTATGGAGCAATTAGGCTTTATTAGAAGTAAGAAAAATGATGGTCTTTCGTAA
- a CDS encoding DUF4261 domain-containing protein, which yields MSQVFKQDLTDDSVRPGGLFFVELLMPKQCDMPDRDTMVEVFTKHLGPVDCFSYGAESAGFAPQNYKVHYEDNDADVPPTLMVTNCEKIDKPVLDDFERSQVWDCPNVDELLDECQYRVFATDMLASGLEPKERADMLVKYVDALLELYPSCKAVVFGPSRKFLSRETIENHPDKAVTRFIYYAVNVRYFSIQGTDDMMVDTLGMSTLFYPDLQYHFHGMNPDEIVNHAYSVLYYIFEHDNPIDDGQTIAGLENGDMNPDIKWAVQYEDSLIQPLRTVIDINMGEYASGTR from the coding sequence ATGAGCCAAGTATTTAAACAAGATTTAACAGATGATTCTGTTCGCCCTGGCGGTTTGTTTTTTGTTGAGTTATTAATGCCGAAGCAGTGTGATATGCCTGACCGCGATACAATGGTAGAGGTATTCACAAAGCATTTAGGCCCTGTTGATTGCTTTAGTTATGGCGCTGAATCTGCTGGTTTTGCACCTCAGAATTATAAGGTTCATTATGAAGATAATGATGCCGATGTTCCACCAACATTGATGGTGACGAATTGTGAGAAAATCGACAAACCTGTACTAGATGATTTTGAGCGCAGTCAGGTGTGGGATTGTCCAAATGTAGATGAGTTGCTAGATGAGTGCCAATATAGAGTATTTGCTACAGATATGTTAGCTTCGGGTTTAGAGCCTAAAGAACGGGCTGATATGTTAGTAAAATATGTAGATGCACTGCTAGAGTTATATCCATCTTGTAAGGCCGTTGTCTTTGGTCCATCTCGTAAGTTCTTAAGTCGAGAAACCATTGAAAATCATCCAGATAAAGCTGTAACTCGTTTTATTTATTATGCCGTAAATGTGCGATATTTTAGCATTCAAGGCACAGATGACATGATGGTTGATACGCTTGGTATGAGCACCTTATTCTACCCTGATTTGCAGTATCATTTTCACGGTATGAATCCCGATGAGATTGTAAATCATGCGTATAGTGTGTTGTACTATATCTTTGAGCACGATAATCCTATTGATGACGGGCAAACGATTGCAGGCTTAGAAAATGGAGATATGAATCCAGATATTAAATGGGCGGTTCAGTATGAGGATTCCTTGATTCAACCTCTTCGAACTGTTATAGATATTAATATGGGCGAATATGCATCTGGAACTCGCTAG
- a CDS encoding MFS transporter: MNSSTPEPQSGAIDFKDFTKRRMLHVVLPLFIVSIIAFLDRVNIAYAGLTMKENLPWLTPEVFGMGAGIFFIGYVLFEVPASLIAARCNAMHWVARIMFSWGLVCILMTTMTTELEFYIYRFLLGLCEASLYPVIYSLLIPNWFLPKERAKAISLMLTSLLFSNIIGGPLAGILLDTTFFDLHGWRTLFIVEAIPAVIFAFIFAFWMKERPDHASWVTDTEKAYIKAELEKEEQQKQAVKKYTTWQALKDPKVLRLALIYFLWVIGFWGFSFWMPQVLKSLSGWPPSVVAWSIAIPMSAALLVQVYCGYSSEKRNEKRWHVATTLFIGTIGFLATPHSPSPEISLFFICLTAVGVYGGMGVWWTMPTTFLSGAAAAGAMGLINSSGNMGGWVGPYMLGFINGHTGSFTYGYYVMGACMFLAALLILTLPKSMEHKDD, encoded by the coding sequence ATGAACTCATCTACACCAGAGCCTCAAAGTGGGGCCATCGATTTCAAAGACTTTACAAAGCGGCGTATGCTACACGTAGTCTTACCTTTATTTATTGTTTCTATTATTGCCTTCTTAGATCGCGTTAATATTGCCTATGCAGGCTTGACCATGAAAGAGAATTTACCATGGTTAACACCAGAGGTATTCGGTATGGGGGCCGGTATTTTCTTTATTGGCTACGTTTTATTTGAAGTGCCAGCATCCTTAATAGCTGCTCGCTGTAATGCTATGCATTGGGTGGCTCGTATCATGTTTAGTTGGGGTCTCGTATGTATTCTTATGACGACGATGACTACAGAGTTGGAGTTTTATATTTATCGATTCTTACTCGGTCTATGTGAAGCCTCTTTATATCCTGTAATTTATTCGTTACTGATACCGAATTGGTTCTTGCCAAAGGAACGTGCGAAAGCGATCTCATTGATGTTAACATCTTTATTGTTCTCTAACATCATCGGTGGTCCATTGGCAGGTATCTTACTTGATACAACATTCTTTGACCTTCATGGGTGGCGCACACTCTTCATCGTTGAAGCTATTCCAGCTGTTATCTTTGCTTTCATTTTTGCGTTCTGGATGAAAGAACGTCCAGATCATGCATCTTGGGTAACTGATACAGAAAAAGCCTATATCAAGGCTGAACTTGAAAAAGAAGAACAACAAAAGCAAGCTGTAAAGAAATATACTACATGGCAAGCTTTGAAAGATCCAAAAGTATTGCGTTTAGCATTAATCTATTTCTTATGGGTTATTGGTTTCTGGGGCTTTAGCTTCTGGATGCCTCAAGTTCTTAAAAGCTTATCTGGTTGGCCACCAAGCGTAGTAGCATGGTCTATTGCGATTCCCATGTCTGCTGCATTACTTGTACAAGTATATTGTGGTTATTCCTCTGAAAAGCGCAATGAAAAACGTTGGCATGTTGCCACTACATTGTTCATTGGTACTATTGGCTTCTTAGCAACACCACATAGTCCATCCCCAGAAATTAGTTTATTCTTTATCTGCTTAACTGCTGTAGGTGTTTACGGTGGCATGGGTGTATGGTGGACAATGCCAACAACTTTCTTATCTGGTGCTGCTGCGGCAGGGGCGATGGGCCTTATTAACTCCTCTGGTAACATGGGGGGCTGGGTAGGTCCTTACATGCTTGGTTTCATCAATGGTCATACAGGCAGCTTTACTTATGGTTACTATGTAATGGGCGCTTGTATGTTCCTTGCAGCTCTATTGATTTTGACATTGCCTAAATCTATGGAACACAAGGATGACTAA